Proteins from a genomic interval of Cognatishimia sp. WU-CL00825:
- a CDS encoding FGGY family carbohydrate kinase has protein sequence MSDDISRQKLWLGIDVGTTAVKAAAYSADGVCRAFSDAPSQVAATRAGHSEQDMDGVCNSVFAAIRDVASQVDADMIQSVGIAAQGDGFWAIDAHGKPARNAVLWNDTRASTVLSALSQKDSAKIARACHTSIWPGTSGAIYSWLKQFAPEDTGRVEKVMHCAGWIGFNLTGKAAVDFSDASIPFLDIKTRVYSSAAIRALRAEDLQHKLLAPQSAETLLGSVTNEAAAHTGLRVGTAVSVGTLDLSAMIVGMGMDQPGDTMMILGTTAVVNILTNNITPSDHPVGATVLHANGKIFTRVLAPTTGAAAFDWFCGLHPQTLGGETSAEIAGKLNALARNVPPGANGVTFLPHLNGERAPFVAPEASGAFFGLRAVNTKADMGRAVMEGTAFSLRHCYIAERGHLPKMPIRLTGGGSKNALWCQIIADIMQTPIEVTAASDHGLWGAACLGAAARSQSSACTLARRHERTTTYSPNRENAALYDAAFETYLTLSQACQALWVQ, from the coding sequence ATGTCAGACGATATTTCACGGCAAAAACTTTGGTTGGGCATCGATGTTGGCACAACAGCTGTCAAGGCAGCTGCATATTCCGCTGATGGTGTTTGCAGGGCCTTTAGCGATGCGCCCAGTCAAGTTGCAGCAACACGTGCAGGTCACTCAGAGCAAGATATGGACGGTGTGTGCAACAGCGTTTTTGCTGCAATTCGCGATGTGGCGTCGCAAGTCGATGCCGACATGATCCAAAGCGTTGGCATAGCTGCGCAAGGGGACGGGTTTTGGGCCATTGATGCCCATGGCAAGCCGGCTCGAAATGCTGTTCTCTGGAACGACACCCGGGCGTCTACGGTGTTATCTGCCCTTTCGCAGAAAGATAGCGCTAAAATTGCACGTGCTTGTCATACTTCAATTTGGCCGGGCACATCTGGTGCAATTTATAGTTGGCTTAAACAATTCGCACCTGAAGATACGGGGCGCGTCGAAAAAGTGATGCATTGTGCTGGTTGGATTGGCTTTAACCTGACCGGTAAAGCAGCTGTTGACTTTTCTGACGCCTCGATTCCGTTTTTGGATATCAAGACACGAGTTTACTCGAGCGCAGCAATCCGTGCTCTTAGGGCGGAGGATTTGCAGCATAAATTGCTTGCACCACAATCCGCAGAGACTTTGTTAGGGTCAGTGACAAACGAAGCTGCAGCGCACACTGGATTGCGCGTGGGAACAGCTGTTTCCGTGGGAACATTAGATCTGTCGGCGATGATCGTCGGTATGGGGATGGATCAACCCGGCGACACAATGATGATTTTGGGTACAACTGCTGTGGTCAATATACTGACTAACAACATAACGCCTTCTGATCACCCAGTTGGCGCAACGGTTCTGCATGCAAATGGAAAGATCTTTACGCGCGTTCTGGCTCCAACCACTGGGGCAGCTGCCTTTGATTGGTTTTGTGGCTTGCATCCACAAACCTTGGGCGGCGAGACCTCTGCCGAAATTGCTGGCAAGTTAAATGCTTTAGCGCGAAACGTACCACCTGGAGCTAACGGGGTTACCTTCCTCCCGCATTTGAACGGAGAACGCGCGCCCTTTGTTGCACCGGAAGCCTCCGGTGCGTTTTTTGGTCTGCGTGCGGTCAATACCAAAGCAGATATGGGGCGAGCGGTGATGGAAGGTACTGCCTTTAGCTTGCGTCATTGCTATATTGCAGAGCGTGGGCATCTGCCAAAGATGCCAATTCGGCTGACCGGCGGCGGTTCTAAGAACGCGCTTTGGTGCCAGATCATTGCTGACATTATGCAGACCCCGATCGAAGTTACTGCGGCCTCTGACCATGGGCTTTGGGGTGCGGCGTGTCTTGGGGCTGCGGCCCGGTCGCAATCCAGCGCCTGCACACTTGCCCGGCGACATGAAAGAACCACAACCTATTCACCAAACCGAGAAAATGCGGCGCTCTACGACGCTGCATTTGAAACATATCTTACCCTCTCCCAAGCGTGCCAAGCACTGTGGGTGCAATGA
- a CDS encoding zinc-binding dehydrogenase: MTQMMKAAVYHSLEDIRLEERPVPEIGAEEILLRTLACGLCGGETMAWYKKSEPKVLGHEPIGEVVKVGSEVTDFKVGDRLFVNHHVGRVDSHLSRRGHFTRDPFYSSMKLDPGGVCEYYRVTAQHLRMDAHKLPESVSTEAAVTIEPWSCVLSGLKVCNIQPGDTVAVVGAGFMGQGFVHLAPLFGAGKVVALDFSDWRLEKAKEFGATHTINPKTEDAVQALKAVNNGRLADTVIVIAPFPQAWADAEKLVEVGGTMHLGAPLAPGTDWVRDGSRAYFDQITITSRYSSDHTDTYSYIRLLESGRIMAEEAISHRFEIEDSAEAFEMLRLAEKSLKIVVYPHGIPEEMKNA, encoded by the coding sequence ATGACCCAGATGATGAAAGCTGCAGTCTATCACTCGCTTGAAGATATTCGACTAGAAGAGCGGCCTGTACCTGAAATTGGAGCCGAGGAAATTTTGTTAAGAACGCTTGCTTGTGGTCTTTGTGGCGGTGAAACCATGGCGTGGTACAAAAAGTCTGAGCCAAAAGTTTTAGGTCATGAGCCCATAGGAGAAGTGGTCAAGGTTGGGAGTGAGGTGACCGACTTCAAAGTCGGTGATCGGCTTTTCGTCAACCATCACGTTGGGCGCGTTGACAGCCACCTTTCACGTCGCGGGCATTTTACGCGTGACCCGTTTTATTCGTCCATGAAACTGGATCCAGGTGGCGTTTGTGAATACTACCGCGTCACTGCTCAGCATCTGCGCATGGATGCGCACAAGTTGCCAGAAAGTGTTTCGACAGAGGCAGCGGTCACAATTGAGCCTTGGTCCTGCGTTTTGTCAGGCCTTAAGGTTTGCAACATTCAACCGGGTGATACAGTCGCAGTCGTTGGCGCGGGCTTTATGGGGCAGGGGTTTGTGCATCTGGCACCGCTGTTTGGCGCGGGAAAAGTGGTGGCACTCGATTTCTCAGACTGGCGCTTGGAGAAAGCAAAGGAATTTGGGGCAACTCACACAATTAACCCGAAGACCGAGGATGCCGTGCAGGCCTTGAAAGCAGTCAACAATGGGCGTCTTGCTGATACCGTGATCGTTATTGCGCCTTTCCCACAGGCCTGGGCTGACGCTGAAAAACTTGTCGAAGTTGGTGGGACTATGCATCTTGGAGCCCCATTGGCACCGGGAACTGATTGGGTGCGTGATGGCAGCCGTGCCTATTTCGACCAAATCACAATTACGTCTCGCTATAGTTCTGACCATACCGACACCTACAGCTATATTCGTTTGCTCGAGTCCGGACGCATTATGGCAGAAGAAGCTATTTCGCATCGTTTTGAAATCGAAGATAGCGCTGAAGCGTTTGAAATGCTGCGTTTGGCTGAAAAGTCACTGAAAATCGTCGTTTACCCCCATGGAATTCCAGAGGAAATGAAAAATGCTTGA
- a CDS encoding class II aldolase/adducin family protein, producing MLEALKKEVCEQNHELPVNGLVVGSGGNVSGRDPETGYVVIKPSGVKFKKLTADTMVVVDMEGNIIEGAQKPSVDTGVHLYIYKHRPDVFGITHTHSPYATSFAARGERIPAVLTPITHMLGRDVPCSRYATPGEVDTGQAVVEASDGGYAALVQAHGVFTMGKSATEATSIAMYLEEAAMTTHLAMCRGAVKELPQEEIDRCFNWFRKNYGQSGQKKVNE from the coding sequence ATGCTTGAGGCGCTGAAAAAAGAAGTCTGTGAGCAAAATCACGAACTTCCGGTCAACGGGCTTGTGGTCGGATCCGGGGGGAATGTCTCTGGTCGTGACCCAGAGACCGGTTATGTTGTGATCAAGCCATCAGGTGTGAAGTTTAAGAAACTCACGGCTGACACGATGGTTGTTGTAGATATGGAAGGCAATATTATCGAAGGTGCCCAAAAACCATCTGTTGATACAGGTGTTCACCTGTACATCTACAAGCATCGGCCAGATGTTTTTGGCATTACACACACGCATTCTCCTTATGCGACATCCTTTGCAGCACGCGGAGAACGCATACCCGCTGTATTAACGCCGATCACACATATGCTGGGTCGAGATGTCCCATGTTCGCGCTATGCGACCCCTGGCGAAGTGGATACTGGCCAGGCCGTCGTCGAGGCATCGGACGGCGGCTATGCCGCGCTTGTTCAGGCCCATGGTGTGTTCACAATGGGCAAGTCAGCAACCGAAGCAACGTCGATAGCGATGTATCTTGAGGAAGCGGCGATGACCACTCATCTGGCTATGTGCCGTGGGGCAGTAAAAGAGTTGCCTCAGGAAGAAATTGATCGATGCTTCAATTGGTTCCGTAAGAACTATGGTCAATCGGGGCAGAAAAAAGTAAACGAGTAA
- a CDS encoding sugar-binding domain-containing protein: MRSDSSNRLTDKDAQLANVAILYYGEGLTQSEIAKRMGVSRPTVVNMLRDSRERGIVEIRVDSEVLSSSSLSRALCAKFDLQDVYIARAREPQKRKSERSELLSQVARVAGMAIQDIVSSGDTVGVAWGETIKSVSMVMTRNNLHDVTVCQMIGSMVSDRVPTSEDCAIRIANYLNAECYTLHAPAVLSSAKLAEQITSEPTIAAQLSRLRSLDVAIFSVGNIRQDTHLVAAGIASGEELDAAVASGANGIVCGRYIDRSGQALGLPPENRLVAIEISDLRAAKKKFLVAAGDDRLDAVHAAIMGKLVTHLCIDEALAELLLAHSE; the protein is encoded by the coding sequence ATGCGTTCAGACAGTTCCAATCGTTTAACAGATAAAGATGCCCAACTCGCAAACGTTGCGATTTTGTATTACGGCGAAGGCCTGACGCAAAGTGAGATCGCAAAACGCATGGGGGTCTCACGGCCAACAGTTGTGAATATGTTACGGGACAGTCGAGAACGCGGTATTGTTGAAATTCGGGTCGATAGCGAAGTTCTCTCTAGTTCGTCATTGTCGCGCGCGCTCTGTGCAAAGTTTGATTTGCAAGATGTCTATATTGCGCGTGCCCGCGAACCCCAAAAGCGCAAGTCTGAACGCAGTGAATTGCTCTCGCAAGTAGCGCGCGTCGCTGGAATGGCCATTCAAGATATTGTAAGTTCAGGCGATACTGTTGGTGTTGCCTGGGGCGAAACCATCAAATCCGTGTCTATGGTGATGACCCGCAACAATCTACACGACGTAACTGTGTGCCAGATGATCGGTTCTATGGTGTCTGATCGTGTTCCAACGTCCGAAGATTGTGCAATTCGAATAGCAAACTACCTAAATGCGGAATGTTACACATTGCACGCACCTGCTGTTTTGTCTTCGGCGAAACTAGCCGAGCAAATAACATCGGAACCAACAATTGCCGCGCAGCTTTCGCGTCTTAGATCGCTGGACGTCGCGATTTTTTCTGTAGGAAATATTCGACAAGACACGCATCTGGTAGCTGCTGGAATAGCGAGCGGCGAAGAGCTTGATGCTGCCGTTGCCTCTGGAGCAAATGGCATTGTGTGCGGGCGCTATATCGACCGGTCCGGCCAAGCCCTTGGATTGCCACCGGAAAATCGTTTAGTTGCCATCGAAATTTCGGACCTTCGGGCAGCAAAGAAAAAGTTTCTTGTGGCTGCGGGTGACGATCGTTTAGACGCGGTTCACGCTGCGATTATGGGCAAATTGGTGACCCATCTTTGTATCGATGAGGCTTTGGCTGAACTGTTACTGGCACATAGCGAGTAG
- a CDS encoding ABC transporter substrate-binding protein, producing MSNSKVSYISRRNILKGGVAAGAALAAPNFFVGKAHAATEKLKIGIIPAYSFGLYWLVQDQGFAPGVEMDFSVFPSGPPAIEAMVGGSVDAITVGSVPPLAAMARKVADFREISICGDASGLFTIVGAPGLSSLSDLEGKKIAVTSGSNFDFFLGVALEQAGLADMPLTRINMEPIDAQAALIAGAVDATVPLATSRKLIFDKLPGASMLADGSAMPIDARPSIMDVFMTTQQTIDAKGEALTQAVAAFHNEAVGMLREDNDAVVQRMIAWQESVGRAGVTAPEVEPLLNGYFYFNTEEIKDVYQRGVLNKALAVQSEFLVENKRIPNMPDLDALVSDQIVSKI from the coding sequence ATGTCGAATTCGAAGGTTAGCTATATTTCGCGCCGCAATATTCTAAAGGGCGGAGTTGCTGCAGGTGCGGCGCTTGCGGCTCCAAACTTCTTTGTTGGCAAGGCGCATGCCGCAACTGAAAAGCTAAAGATTGGGATCATCCCAGCCTATTCCTTTGGGCTTTATTGGCTAGTGCAGGATCAGGGTTTCGCACCTGGCGTCGAGATGGACTTTAGCGTGTTCCCTTCTGGTCCACCGGCCATCGAAGCAATGGTTGGCGGCTCTGTTGACGCAATCACAGTAGGCTCTGTTCCCCCGCTGGCAGCGATGGCACGTAAAGTCGCGGATTTCCGTGAAATTTCGATCTGCGGCGATGCATCGGGGCTTTTCACCATCGTTGGTGCGCCGGGTCTAAGCTCTCTCTCGGATCTAGAAGGTAAGAAAATTGCTGTAACCTCAGGTTCAAACTTTGATTTCTTTCTGGGCGTCGCACTAGAGCAAGCTGGTCTTGCTGATATGCCGCTGACCCGTATCAATATGGAGCCAATTGACGCACAAGCAGCGCTTATTGCTGGCGCTGTTGACGCAACTGTTCCACTTGCGACATCTCGGAAATTGATTTTTGACAAATTGCCGGGTGCCAGCATGCTTGCAGATGGCTCTGCCATGCCAATTGATGCCCGTCCTTCTATCATGGATGTGTTCATGACAACGCAGCAGACAATTGATGCCAAGGGTGAAGCCCTGACGCAAGCCGTTGCCGCGTTCCACAACGAAGCCGTCGGCATGTTGCGCGAAGATAATGACGCTGTTGTGCAGCGCATGATCGCATGGCAAGAAAGTGTCGGCCGCGCGGGTGTAACCGCACCAGAGGTCGAGCCGCTGCTAAATGGTTACTTCTATTTCAACACAGAAGAAATCAAAGACGTTTATCAGCGCGGTGTCTTGAACAAAGCACTTGCCGTTCAGTCTGAGTTCTTGGTTGAAAATAAACGCATTCCAAATATGCCAGACCTTGATGCACTGGTAAGTGACCAGATCGTAAGCAAAATCTAA
- a CDS encoding ABC transporter permease has translation MAVVFAAYVWLTNRPDNNPALLPPISDIVKSFFVNLESGNLMAALGASLFRIFMGFFIGTTAALVVGCLVGWYKTIEFLVDPLIEALRPIPPLAYIPIIIIWFGIDEFSRVLIISIACFMVCVVNVIAGMKNVPQVYVDAASTMGASRFQVFRTVAVPAATPFVITGYRIALGAAWTTLVASELLAAQNGLGFLLQEGRRYFLTDQVMMVIVIIGSCAFIMDRVFRRIQAYLMQWSEARE, from the coding sequence GTGGCGGTGGTCTTTGCGGCCTATGTTTGGCTTACCAATCGGCCAGACAACAACCCAGCGTTGCTGCCGCCGATTTCGGACATCGTAAAGTCCTTTTTTGTGAATCTTGAATCCGGCAATCTCATGGCCGCGCTGGGCGCAAGTCTATTTCGTATTTTTATGGGCTTCTTTATCGGAACCACCGCCGCGCTAGTTGTTGGGTGTTTGGTTGGTTGGTACAAAACCATCGAATTCCTTGTGGATCCACTGATCGAAGCCTTGAGACCAATCCCGCCGCTCGCATATATTCCAATTATCATCATTTGGTTTGGCATCGACGAGTTCAGCCGAGTGCTGATCATCTCGATTGCTTGCTTTATGGTCTGTGTAGTGAATGTGATCGCTGGTATGAAAAATGTTCCGCAGGTCTATGTTGATGCAGCATCGACGATGGGTGCCAGTCGCTTTCAGGTCTTCCGGACAGTCGCGGTACCTGCTGCCACGCCATTTGTGATCACAGGCTATCGCATTGCGCTTGGGGCCGCTTGGACGACCTTGGTTGCCTCAGAGCTCTTGGCTGCGCAGAACGGACTTGGGTTCCTGTTGCAAGAAGGTCGGCGGTACTTCCTAACCGATCAAGTTATGATGGTTATCGTGATTATTGGATCATGTGCCTTTATTATGGATCGGGTTTTTCGCCGCATCCAAGCCTATCTAATGCAATGGTCAGAGGCGCGTGAGTGA
- a CDS encoding ABC transporter ATP-binding protein encodes MPEILVDNLSHTFGKGSESALTVLEGIDLKFESGSFNTIIGTSGCGKSTLLKMMAGLFDPSDGEMTLDGSVIQGTDRRRGMVFQQDAVFPWMTVAKNISYGPRLRGASRADQREIEAKWTEAVGLKGFEDRWPRELSGGMRKRVDIGRVYANDPDVLLMDEPFGALDAQTKERMQSDLLKTWSETKKTVVFVTHDIEEAIFLSDKIVVLSARPGRVHHIEEVQLPRPRTDDMRLTDEFLEIKRRLWAMLDH; translated from the coding sequence ATGCCAGAAATCTTAGTAGACAATCTAAGCCACACTTTTGGCAAAGGCAGCGAATCTGCACTGACGGTGTTGGAAGGGATCGATCTTAAGTTTGAATCCGGCAGCTTCAACACCATCATCGGCACGTCGGGTTGTGGTAAATCCACATTGCTCAAAATGATGGCGGGCCTGTTTGATCCATCTGACGGCGAAATGACTCTAGATGGTTCGGTCATTCAGGGAACTGATCGCCGACGCGGGATGGTTTTTCAGCAAGACGCGGTTTTCCCTTGGATGACTGTTGCGAAAAATATTTCGTATGGACCGCGTCTAAGAGGGGCCTCTAGAGCCGACCAACGTGAAATCGAGGCCAAATGGACCGAAGCAGTTGGTCTGAAAGGGTTTGAGGACCGTTGGCCACGTGAACTCTCGGGGGGCATGCGCAAGCGAGTTGATATTGGCCGGGTCTATGCAAATGACCCAGATGTGCTGTTGATGGACGAGCCCTTTGGAGCCCTAGATGCTCAAACCAAAGAACGTATGCAGTCTGATTTGCTCAAAACTTGGAGTGAAACAAAAAAGACGGTGGTCTTTGTGACGCATGACATTGAAGAAGCAATTTTCTTGTCAGACAAGATTGTCGTGCTATCAGCCCGACCCGGTCGCGTGCATCACATTGAAGAGGTTCAATTGCCAAGACCACGTACGGATGACATGCGTCTTACCGACGAATTCCTAGAAATAAAACGACGATTATGGGCGATGTTGGATCATTAA
- a CDS encoding carboxyltransferase domain-containing protein, producing the protein MTRADHQETPQILRFGSNSLIVRFGLQASVQITGAVRAFLDAIENANFPWVEQSAGSLASVMIDFDVEQITSLAALKAVEGLVSKQNWLNAERPPATRRWHIPVSFGAQFGPQLAEVAALANLSEAQAVTELTAADIEVLTIGFAPGQPYLGLLPEHWNMPRQSTINPQVLAGSLVVAVRQLVLFSAESPTGWRHIGQSGFRPFMPQRDEPILLQAGDVARFHAVSSTEMRDLLLTNPQGLGGAYCEAIS; encoded by the coding sequence ATGACAAGAGCTGATCACCAAGAGACACCACAGATCCTGCGGTTTGGCAGCAATTCCCTGATTGTGCGCTTTGGGTTGCAAGCCTCTGTTCAGATCACTGGCGCGGTGCGCGCCTTTTTGGATGCTATAGAGAATGCAAATTTCCCCTGGGTAGAACAATCAGCCGGGTCGTTGGCGTCGGTGATGATCGACTTTGATGTCGAACAAATCACCTCGCTAGCTGCTCTGAAGGCTGTTGAAGGTCTTGTTTCAAAGCAAAATTGGCTAAATGCGGAACGGCCACCGGCAACGCGCCGATGGCACATCCCGGTTTCATTCGGAGCGCAATTTGGACCCCAACTTGCTGAAGTGGCAGCCTTGGCTAACCTGAGTGAGGCCCAAGCGGTGACAGAGTTGACGGCTGCAGACATCGAAGTTTTGACAATTGGTTTCGCCCCGGGTCAACCCTATCTCGGACTGTTACCAGAGCATTGGAATATGCCACGGCAATCTACGATCAATCCTCAAGTTCTAGCGGGATCTTTGGTTGTCGCGGTACGACAATTGGTATTGTTCAGCGCTGAAAGCCCAACAGGGTGGCGGCATATTGGACAGAGCGGTTTTCGACCATTTATGCCGCAACGAGATGAACCAATATTGTTGCAAGCTGGCGACGTCGCGCGCTTTCACGCCGTTTCTTCGACAGAAATGCGCGATCTTCTTTTGACCAACCCCCAGGGGCTTGGCGGTGCCTATTGCGAGGCGATATCATGA
- a CDS encoding biotin-dependent carboxyltransferase family protein codes for MSAELFIKQAGPALSIQDLGRSGHIAQGVSRGGAMDRLALLEATALLSAVDPLAAIEMAGLGGTFNVSSATRFALTGAPMRAHIDGVEISWNGTHRLEEGQELRIGSARQGVYGYLTFAGQIDTPEILGSRAAHLNVGLGATLKPDDVIPLCADPDQNETLMCLPSDPRFQGGVLRVMNGPQTELFSIETRQSLCQTQFVRSNQANRQGIRLDHPTERFQSDLAAALASDFVLAGDIQLTGEGIPYVLMAECQTVGGYPRIGTIIPQDLPKLAQAPAGTRIQLQFLPENDVQVDRYSERRMLAKLRALVTPRIRDPKRIQNLLSYQLISGVTAGDDLERTE; via the coding sequence ATGAGTGCTGAGTTGTTTATCAAACAAGCAGGACCAGCGTTGTCCATCCAAGACTTGGGACGCTCAGGTCACATAGCTCAAGGTGTGTCGCGGGGTGGGGCGATGGACCGATTGGCGTTACTTGAAGCAACCGCGCTGTTGTCGGCGGTTGATCCTTTAGCGGCCATCGAAATGGCGGGCCTCGGCGGAACTTTCAACGTATCAAGCGCAACACGGTTTGCGCTGACAGGCGCACCAATGCGGGCTCATATTGATGGAGTGGAAATCAGTTGGAATGGCACCCATCGACTAGAAGAAGGTCAAGAGCTTCGCATTGGAAGCGCTAGGCAAGGGGTTTACGGATATCTAACTTTTGCTGGCCAGATTGATACGCCTGAAATCCTAGGAAGCCGCGCAGCGCATTTAAACGTTGGGCTTGGGGCGACGCTGAAACCAGACGATGTTATTCCTCTGTGCGCAGATCCCGACCAAAACGAAACGCTGATGTGTCTACCTTCAGATCCGCGATTTCAAGGCGGCGTTTTAAGGGTTATGAACGGGCCGCAAACCGAACTCTTCTCAATCGAAACACGACAAAGTTTATGCCAAACTCAGTTTGTGCGTTCCAATCAGGCCAATCGGCAAGGTATCCGGCTTGACCATCCAACGGAGCGATTTCAAAGCGATTTGGCGGCTGCTCTCGCCTCGGATTTTGTGCTGGCTGGTGACATTCAGTTAACTGGTGAGGGCATTCCATATGTTCTGATGGCTGAATGCCAAACGGTTGGTGGTTACCCTCGTATCGGAACGATCATTCCGCAAGATTTACCTAAACTGGCCCAAGCACCCGCCGGCACACGCATTCAATTGCAGTTTCTTCCAGAGAATGACGTTCAGGTTGATCGCTATTCTGAAAGACGTATGTTGGCAAAACTGCGTGCTCTGGTTACGCCACGTATTCGTGATCCAAAGCGTATTCAAAACCTGTTGAGCTATCAATTGATAAGCGGTGTCACAGCGGGCGACGACTTGGAAAGGACTGAATGA
- a CDS encoding 5-oxoprolinase subunit PxpA yields MKVQVDLNADMGESFGPWKMGNDAALLDLVTSANIACGWHAGDADIMAQTMAMAVKKGVNIGAHPGFSDLQGFGRRRMYLSPEELANLVTYQLGAAQAMAKAQGGKVHHLKLHGALSNMTCENQMMAEACYTAALRIQPDITIMALVATEQQKAVEKLGCHWVGEIFADRAYNDDATLVDRKLPGAVIHDATLAANRIKTMIKSQAIITESGKKIAGKIDTVCLHGDGPTAVQMAQTLRNSLTEAGIFVRPF; encoded by the coding sequence ATGAAAGTACAGGTCGATTTGAACGCTGATATGGGCGAGAGCTTTGGGCCATGGAAAATGGGCAATGATGCTGCTTTACTAGATTTGGTAACTTCCGCAAACATTGCTTGTGGTTGGCATGCTGGCGATGCGGACATCATGGCGCAAACCATGGCTATGGCGGTCAAAAAGGGTGTGAATATTGGGGCTCATCCCGGATTTTCCGATTTGCAAGGGTTTGGGCGCCGGCGGATGTACCTGTCACCAGAAGAGCTGGCCAATCTGGTTACCTATCAACTTGGCGCGGCGCAAGCGATGGCCAAGGCACAGGGTGGCAAAGTTCATCACCTAAAACTGCACGGCGCGTTGTCAAATATGACATGTGAAAACCAGATGATGGCCGAAGCCTGCTATACTGCGGCGCTACGGATACAACCTGACATTACAATTATGGCGCTTGTCGCCACCGAACAGCAAAAAGCTGTGGAAAAGCTGGGCTGTCACTGGGTCGGTGAAATTTTTGCAGACCGAGCATACAATGATGATGCAACACTGGTTGACCGAAAGTTGCCAGGTGCCGTGATCCATGATGCTACGCTTGCTGCAAATCGTATCAAAACGATGATAAAGAGCCAGGCTATTATTACAGAGAGTGGAAAGAAAATCGCAGGCAAAATTGATACTGTTTGCCTTCATGGTGACGGCCCCACAGCGGTGCAAATGGCGCAAACCCTTAGGAATAGCTTGACCGAAGCGGGAATTTTTGTGCGCCCCTTTTAA
- a CDS encoding DsbA family oxidoreductase codes for MTLRIDIVSDIMCPWCIVGFKQLEQALTATKITAEIYWHPFELNPDMAASGQDLAEHLAEKYGSTPEQSAEVRGRLSSLGEDLGFVFKFNPESRIYNTFQAHQLLHWAGEHGVAHALKQALFEAYFSDGKDMSEIEVLVDEAGKVGLDRGEARAVLLENRYAHVVREMERFWQSRGITGVPAMIFDSKHLVTGAQGVENYIKILQRVLQESVPEKA; via the coding sequence ATGACCCTTCGCATTGATATAGTTTCGGACATTATGTGCCCGTGGTGCATCGTTGGCTTCAAGCAACTTGAACAGGCTTTGACTGCAACAAAAATCACGGCCGAAATCTATTGGCATCCATTTGAACTTAATCCTGATATGGCGGCCAGCGGGCAAGATTTGGCAGAGCATCTTGCCGAAAAATATGGCTCGACGCCTGAACAATCCGCAGAGGTCCGTGGTCGCCTCTCCTCTCTCGGAGAGGATTTGGGTTTTGTGTTCAAGTTCAATCCCGAGAGCCGCATATACAACACCTTCCAAGCGCACCAATTGTTGCACTGGGCTGGCGAACACGGGGTTGCCCACGCGCTCAAACAAGCGCTGTTTGAGGCTTATTTTTCAGACGGAAAAGACATGTCCGAGATCGAAGTGTTGGTTGACGAAGCCGGTAAAGTTGGCCTCGATCGTGGCGAAGCACGTGCTGTATTGCTTGAAAACCGTTATGCTCATGTCGTGCGCGAAATGGAGCGGTTCTGGCAATCCCGCGGGATTACTGGCGTGCCTGCCATGATTTTTGATAGCAAACACTTGGTGACAGGAGCACAGGGTGTAGAAAACTACATCAAGATCTTGCAGCGCGTGTTGCAAGAAAGCGTGCCAGAAAAGGCTTAA